In a single window of the Terriglobus roseus genome:
- a CDS encoding Lhr family helicase, whose product MPVKTPSTKPKKAAKATEAAASIPGTAEVMASVELVDPTVTIAGGDAVLDLFHPVTAEWFRAVFEGPTQPQREGWPAIARGDSTLILAPTGTGKTLTAFLWCLDRLMLHSDRPLATAVEKPKRRTKKSAPPESILPTGVGVRVVYISPLKALAVDVERNLRSPLQGIANMAQRMGVPVHSPDISVRTGDTPTAERARFAKHPGDILITTPESLYLLLTSNAGEALRTVETVIIDEIHALVPTKRGAHMALSLERLEALAGHKIQRIGLSATQRPLEEVARFLGGAEGTQALSAPATKAGSPRLASETLDSTSAESKAEQAGEAALALGEDAPAKANIIGGETAGIRFRPVTIVNAGARKRLELTVEVPVEDMAKLGEIQETPSGPASQGPKRTSIWQSIHPRLLEIILQHQSTILFVNARRIAERLAGAINELAGQQIARAHHGSLAASQRSEIEELLKAGNIRALVATSSLELGIDMGAVDLVIQIEAPPSVASGMQRIGRAGHQVGAPSKGIIFPKYRADLIACAAVTRAMHEGHVESTRFLRNALDVLAQQMVAIIAHPPLPPAEAVRRSAKFRSDEDEAPGLSYDALLSIVRSCAGYAGISVQVFDGVLDMLAGRYPSDEFGELRPRITWDRTKQWITPRQGVKKIAILNGGTIPDRGLYGVFLSGERNKPIRVGELDEEMVFEARTGETFILGASTWRIDEITHDRVLVSPAPGEPGKMPFWHGDQAGRPLEFGRRIGALIRELRDMPRGAALTRLTREHDLDQQAAENVMRYLADQEIATEQVPDDRTIVVERVRDELGDWRVCIMTPFGSRVHAPWAMAVQGRIRAAGGSDVETMWSEDGFVVRFPETDDAPDVDQFFPEAQEANDFVQRQLGSTALFAAKFREAAARALLLPRRRADGRTPLWQQRKRAYDLLGVAARYPEFPMLLEAYRECLRDVFDMPALSEILRSIQQRQIRIHTVDSRTPSPFASALLFSYVANYIYDGDAPLAERRAQALSIDQEQLRELLGDADLRELLDANAIEETEEQLQMLADDYRARNMDGVHDMLLRLGDLTKPELLKRVTSPEVAITVDRLQKARRVLELKIGGEKRFLAVEDAARYRDALGIPLPPGLPTAFLQAIPEAIVDIVRRFGRTHGPFTTHEVSARFAIPLETAESVLQKLVGIGRIIEGAFRPGGQQREWCDVEVLRTIRRRSLAKLRKEVEPVEQQTLARLFTHWQGVLTPRRGLDALLDTIETLQGAPLPASLLETEILPARIANYKPADLDMLIAAGEVTWAGFEPIGERDGRIGLYLAEKLPLLWPVVNTQQAAAVIEEGSATRERQDKIIEYLRSHGASFFQNLHDGTGAGYPGESLEALWNLVWRGAITNDSLQSLRAYTDRNSTGRSGSQKPARRIHNQSANFRSRRTTPPTAQGRWALHPSMTMSERNGTEWSYAEAHQLLQRYGVVFRETAHAENLPGGFSAIYDVMKALEESGKIRRGYFAAELGATQFALPAALDLLRSLRSKRPDTDPEMVVLAATDPASPYGALLKWPQPADGGSLTRTVGSRVILADGALVTYLRRGNPNIQVFLPEEEPQRGQVMRSLARYFVIIAQTQGRFNEDAEGRGGVGMLIQTINGTNVAEHPMARVLLDAGFQAAPMGFNLRRNLPTLPSASPGAFSGGRTVGNA is encoded by the coding sequence ATGCCCGTAAAGACCCCATCCACGAAACCGAAGAAAGCCGCCAAAGCGACGGAGGCTGCTGCCTCAATACCTGGGACGGCTGAAGTCATGGCAAGCGTCGAGTTGGTCGATCCAACAGTCACCATTGCTGGTGGCGATGCGGTTCTCGACCTCTTTCACCCGGTTACAGCAGAATGGTTCCGCGCCGTCTTCGAAGGCCCAACACAGCCACAGCGTGAGGGGTGGCCCGCCATCGCCCGCGGCGACAGCACGCTGATCCTCGCTCCGACCGGCACGGGCAAGACGCTCACCGCATTTCTCTGGTGTCTCGACCGCCTGATGCTGCACAGTGATCGTCCTCTTGCCACGGCTGTCGAAAAGCCAAAGCGCCGCACAAAGAAGTCCGCGCCACCTGAGAGCATCCTGCCGACCGGCGTGGGTGTGCGTGTGGTTTACATCTCGCCCTTGAAGGCGCTTGCCGTCGACGTGGAGCGGAACCTCCGCTCGCCCCTGCAGGGCATCGCGAACATGGCGCAGCGCATGGGCGTCCCGGTGCACAGTCCCGACATCAGTGTTCGTACCGGAGACACGCCTACGGCCGAACGCGCACGCTTCGCGAAGCACCCTGGTGACATCCTCATCACCACGCCGGAGTCGCTCTACCTCCTGTTGACCTCGAACGCCGGCGAAGCTCTCCGTACTGTCGAGACCGTCATCATCGACGAGATCCATGCACTCGTTCCAACCAAGCGCGGCGCACACATGGCCTTGTCGCTGGAGCGCCTCGAAGCCCTCGCCGGACACAAGATCCAGCGCATCGGTCTCTCTGCAACGCAACGCCCCCTCGAAGAAGTCGCAAGATTCCTCGGCGGCGCAGAAGGTACACAGGCTCTCAGCGCACCGGCCACAAAGGCGGGTTCCCCACGTCTGGCTTCCGAGACGTTGGATTCCACGTCCGCAGAGTCCAAGGCCGAACAAGCAGGGGAAGCAGCCCTCGCCCTCGGCGAAGACGCACCGGCCAAGGCGAACATCATCGGCGGCGAAACCGCAGGTATCCGTTTCCGCCCCGTCACCATCGTCAACGCGGGCGCACGGAAGCGTCTGGAACTCACCGTCGAAGTCCCCGTCGAAGACATGGCCAAGCTTGGTGAGATCCAGGAGACGCCCAGCGGCCCCGCGTCGCAGGGCCCCAAGCGCACCAGCATCTGGCAGAGCATTCATCCACGCCTGCTGGAGATCATTCTGCAGCACCAGTCGACCATCCTCTTCGTCAACGCACGGCGCATTGCGGAGAGGCTTGCAGGCGCCATCAACGAACTCGCCGGTCAGCAGATCGCCCGCGCCCATCACGGCTCTCTCGCTGCTTCGCAACGCAGCGAGATTGAAGAGTTGCTAAAGGCCGGCAACATCCGCGCACTCGTCGCGACGTCGTCGCTCGAACTCGGCATCGACATGGGCGCCGTCGATCTCGTCATCCAGATCGAAGCGCCGCCCTCCGTCGCCAGCGGCATGCAGCGTATCGGCCGTGCGGGCCACCAGGTGGGCGCGCCGTCCAAGGGCATCATCTTCCCCAAGTACCGCGCAGACCTCATCGCTTGCGCCGCCGTCACACGCGCCATGCATGAAGGCCACGTGGAGAGCACACGCTTCCTGCGCAATGCGCTCGATGTGCTCGCACAGCAGATGGTCGCCATCATCGCGCATCCGCCACTGCCTCCCGCAGAAGCAGTCCGACGCAGTGCAAAGTTCCGCAGCGATGAGGACGAAGCGCCCGGCCTCAGCTACGACGCGTTGCTCAGCATCGTCCGTTCCTGCGCAGGCTACGCCGGCATCAGCGTGCAGGTCTTCGATGGCGTGCTCGACATGCTCGCCGGCCGCTATCCCTCGGACGAGTTTGGAGAACTGCGCCCACGCATCACCTGGGACCGCACCAAGCAATGGATCACACCGCGCCAGGGCGTGAAGAAGATCGCCATCCTGAACGGCGGCACCATTCCCGACCGCGGCCTCTACGGCGTCTTCCTCAGCGGTGAACGCAATAAGCCCATTCGCGTCGGCGAACTCGACGAAGAGATGGTCTTCGAAGCACGCACAGGCGAGACCTTCATCCTCGGCGCCAGCACCTGGCGCATCGACGAGATCACGCACGACCGCGTTCTCGTCTCGCCCGCACCCGGCGAGCCCGGTAAGATGCCCTTCTGGCACGGCGACCAGGCAGGCCGCCCGCTGGAGTTTGGCCGCCGCATCGGCGCACTCATCCGCGAGCTACGCGATATGCCGCGCGGCGCGGCCCTTACAAGGCTCACACGCGAGCACGATCTCGATCAGCAGGCCGCAGAGAACGTCATGCGCTACCTCGCCGATCAGGAGATCGCAACGGAGCAGGTACCAGACGACCGTACGATCGTCGTCGAACGCGTGCGCGACGAGTTGGGCGACTGGCGCGTCTGCATCATGACGCCCTTCGGATCACGAGTGCATGCACCGTGGGCCATGGCGGTACAGGGCCGCATCCGCGCCGCAGGCGGCAGCGACGTCGAGACCATGTGGAGCGAGGACGGCTTCGTCGTCCGCTTCCCGGAGACAGACGACGCACCTGACGTTGACCAGTTCTTCCCCGAAGCGCAGGAAGCGAACGACTTTGTGCAACGCCAGCTCGGCTCGACGGCCCTTTTCGCTGCGAAGTTCCGTGAGGCCGCCGCACGCGCACTACTCCTGCCACGACGTCGCGCAGACGGTCGCACACCGCTGTGGCAGCAGCGCAAGCGGGCTTATGACCTGCTGGGTGTCGCCGCGCGCTACCCCGAATTCCCCATGCTGCTTGAGGCTTATCGCGAGTGCCTGCGCGACGTCTTCGACATGCCCGCACTGTCCGAGATCCTGCGTAGCATTCAGCAGCGTCAGATCCGCATTCACACCGTGGATTCGCGCACACCATCGCCCTTCGCATCGGCGCTGTTGTTCAGCTATGTGGCGAATTACATCTACGATGGTGACGCCCCACTCGCCGAGCGCCGCGCCCAGGCGCTCAGTATCGACCAGGAACAACTGCGCGAGCTGCTGGGTGACGCAGATCTTCGCGAACTGCTTGATGCCAATGCCATCGAGGAGACCGAAGAGCAGCTCCAGATGCTCGCCGACGACTACCGCGCACGCAACATGGACGGCGTGCACGACATGCTGCTGCGCCTTGGTGATCTGACGAAACCCGAGCTGCTCAAGCGCGTGACGTCACCGGAGGTGGCGATCACCGTAGATCGCCTGCAAAAGGCACGCCGGGTACTCGAGTTGAAGATCGGTGGCGAGAAGCGCTTCCTCGCCGTAGAAGATGCGGCGCGCTATCGCGACGCACTCGGTATTCCGCTGCCGCCGGGCTTGCCAACCGCATTCCTGCAAGCGATACCCGAAGCCATCGTGGACATCGTCCGCCGCTTCGGTCGCACGCACGGGCCGTTCACCACGCATGAAGTAAGCGCGCGCTTCGCCATCCCGCTAGAGACGGCCGAGTCCGTCCTGCAGAAGCTCGTCGGCATCGGTCGCATCATCGAAGGGGCATTCCGTCCCGGCGGTCAACAACGCGAGTGGTGCGACGTAGAAGTGCTGCGCACCATCCGCCGTAGATCGTTAGCCAAGCTGCGCAAAGAGGTAGAGCCGGTCGAGCAGCAGACACTCGCGCGCCTCTTCACACACTGGCAGGGCGTCCTCACACCCCGTCGAGGCCTCGATGCCTTGCTCGACACCATCGAGACGCTGCAAGGCGCACCGCTGCCCGCGTCCTTGCTCGAAACAGAGATCCTGCCAGCACGCATCGCCAACTACAAGCCTGCCGATCTCGACATGCTGATCGCGGCTGGCGAAGTCACCTGGGCCGGCTTCGAACCCATCGGCGAACGCGACGGCCGCATCGGCCTCTACCTTGCAGAGAAGCTGCCGCTCCTATGGCCCGTCGTCAACACGCAGCAGGCCGCAGCCGTCATCGAAGAGGGCAGCGCAACCCGTGAGCGCCAAGACAAGATCATCGAGTACCTCCGCTCGCACGGTGCATCGTTCTTTCAGAACCTGCACGACGGCACCGGTGCAGGTTACCCGGGCGAATCGCTTGAAGCCCTATGGAACTTAGTCTGGCGCGGAGCCATCACCAACGATTCGTTGCAGTCGCTGCGCGCCTACACCGACCGCAACAGCACCGGCCGAAGTGGTTCGCAGAAGCCCGCACGCCGCATCCACAACCAGAGCGCCAACTTTCGCAGCCGCCGCACCACGCCACCCACCGCACAGGGCCGCTGGGCCTTGCATCCGTCGATGACCATGTCAGAACGAAACGGAACGGAGTGGTCCTACGCGGAGGCTCATCAACTCCTCCAGCGCTACGGCGTAGTCTTCCGCGAGACCGCACACGCAGAGAACCTGCCCGGCGGCTTCTCCGCCATCTACGACGTCATGAAGGCGCTGGAAGAGTCCGGCAAAATCCGTCGCGGCTACTTCGCCGCGGAGCTCGGCGCAACGCAGTTCGCCTTACCCGCTGCGCTGGATCTTTTGCGCTCGCTTCGCAGCAAGCGGCCCGACACCGATCCTGAGATGGTCGTACTCGCCGCCACCGATCCGGCGAGCCCTTATGGAGCGTTGCTCAAGTGGCCGCAGCCCGCAGACGGCGGCTCGCTCACACGCACGGTAGGCTCCCGCGTCATCCTTGCCGATGGCGCACTCGTCACCTACCTCCGTCGGGGCAACCCGAACATCCAGGTCTTCCTGCCCGAAGAAGAGCCACAGCGCGGCCAGGTCATGCGCTCGCTCGCACGCTACTTCGTGATCATCGCGCAGACGCAGGGCCGCTTCAATGAAGACGCAGAAGGCCGCGGCGGCGTGGGCATGCTCATCCAGACCATCAACGGCACCAACGTCGCCGAACACCCCATGGCCCGCGTGCTCCTCGATGCAGGCTTCCAGGCGGCGCCCATGGGCTTCAATCTACGACGAAATCTCCCGACGCTGCCGAGCGCTTCGCCGGGCGCGTTCAGCGGCGGCCGTACGGTGGGCAATGCCTGA
- the cdd gene encoding cytidine deaminase, with product MSLEKKSQELTPQRIHAMREQAASAARNAYAPYSNFFVGAAVLLENGHLVTGCNVENASFRLTTCAEQSAIARAVIEHGAHIRVVAVAIANADATVACQPCGACRQTIAEFAEGACRIFYPGEKGEPGECTLADLLPASFTAASLQ from the coding sequence ATGTCTCTTGAAAAAAAGTCGCAGGAATTGACACCACAACGCATCCACGCCATGCGAGAGCAGGCAGCGTCTGCTGCACGCAACGCTTACGCGCCTTACAGCAACTTCTTCGTCGGCGCCGCGGTGCTGCTGGAGAACGGCCACCTGGTAACCGGATGCAACGTGGAAAACGCGAGCTTCCGGCTTACCACATGCGCTGAGCAGTCAGCGATCGCGCGCGCCGTGATCGAACATGGCGCGCACATCCGCGTCGTCGCCGTGGCGATCGCGAATGCGGATGCGACCGTAGCGTGCCAACCCTGTGGAGCGTGCCGCCAGACCATTGCAGAGTTCGCGGAGGGCGCCTGCCGCATCTTTTACCCGGGTGAGAAGGGTGAACCGGGTGAATGCACCCTGGCTGACTTGCTCCCCGCATCCTTCACGGCTGCTTCGCTGCAGTAA
- a CDS encoding thymidine phosphorylase — protein sequence MSDTSPIHPIDVILHKRDGVELSDAEIRSFVAGVVDESISQARIAALLMAIFQRGLSARELATLTDAMRRSGEVFDSTSLGKFTVDKHSTGGVGDKSSLLIAPIVAAAGLADPMISGRSLGHTGGTLDKLETIPGFKTQLTLKQFGEVIAACGFSMIGQTKNLVPADRILYALRDHTGTVESPYLITASIMSKKLAEGLNGLVLDVKTGSGAFMKTYEDSERLARLMVDTGEGNGTRTVAVLTTMDEPLGRFSGNWVEVWECIDILRGVQHPMYADLIKLSVVLAGWMLFLGGVSESAEVGKVRALAMLEDGSAYEKFVAMTKLQGGDVSVFDDPAGFHKPAAISVLMADRDGYLAGMDCTEVGWAVQRLGAGRELPGGPVAAHAGIEMHAKLGDRITKGQPLVTLFTEDASLLELPERMLRETIVIADTTPPKMPLVRQVIER from the coding sequence ATGTCCGATACCAGCCCCATTCATCCGATTGATGTCATCCTGCACAAGCGCGACGGGGTGGAACTGAGCGACGCGGAAATCCGCTCGTTTGTCGCCGGTGTTGTGGATGAGTCCATCTCGCAGGCTCGCATCGCGGCGCTGCTGATGGCGATTTTCCAGCGCGGCTTGTCCGCACGAGAGCTGGCGACGCTGACGGATGCGATGCGTCGCAGCGGCGAGGTCTTTGACTCGACCTCGCTCGGCAAGTTCACCGTGGACAAGCACTCTACGGGTGGCGTAGGCGATAAGAGCTCGTTGTTGATTGCACCGATCGTTGCAGCGGCTGGGCTTGCAGATCCGATGATCAGCGGTCGATCGCTGGGTCACACGGGCGGCACGCTGGACAAGCTGGAAACCATCCCCGGGTTCAAGACACAACTGACTCTGAAGCAGTTTGGCGAGGTGATCGCCGCGTGCGGTTTCAGCATGATCGGCCAGACGAAAAACCTGGTCCCTGCAGATCGCATCCTCTACGCGTTGCGCGATCACACGGGCACCGTCGAGTCGCCATACCTGATCACCGCAAGCATCATGAGCAAGAAGCTTGCGGAGGGCCTGAATGGGCTGGTGCTGGACGTGAAGACCGGTTCCGGCGCCTTCATGAAGACGTATGAAGACAGCGAGCGCCTGGCGCGGCTGATGGTCGATACGGGAGAAGGCAATGGAACCCGCACCGTCGCAGTCCTGACGACGATGGACGAACCGCTGGGACGCTTCAGTGGCAACTGGGTCGAGGTGTGGGAGTGCATCGACATCCTGCGCGGTGTGCAGCATCCGATGTATGCCGACCTGATCAAACTCTCTGTGGTGCTGGCGGGATGGATGTTGTTCCTGGGCGGTGTCAGTGAAAGCGCAGAGGTTGGTAAGGTTCGTGCTCTTGCGATGCTCGAAGATGGCTCCGCTTATGAGAAGTTCGTTGCGATGACGAAGCTGCAGGGCGGAGATGTGTCTGTGTTTGACGACCCTGCTGGCTTCCACAAGCCTGCTGCGATAAGCGTGCTGATGGCGGATCGCGATGGCTATCTCGCAGGTATGGATTGCACGGAGGTTGGTTGGGCCGTGCAACGCCTGGGTGCAGGACGCGAGCTGCCCGGCGGTCCCGTCGCTGCGCATGCCGGGATTGAGATGCACGCGAAGCTGGGCGACCGCATCACGAAGGGTCAGCCGTTGGTCACGCTGTTTACGGAGGATGCGTCTCTGCTGGAGCTACCGGAACGCATGTTGCGCGAGACGATCGTGATCGCGGATACGACTCCGCCGAAGATGCCATTGGTGCGGCAGGTCATCGAGAGGTAA
- a CDS encoding glycosyltransferase, whose product MIPAKNESKHLPSLLNSLVQQDYAHRAPLKVFVADAHSTDDTAEIARSFSDRLDIAVIDGGIPSVGRNRGARCSDSEFVLFLDADVELRDPTLLRRALLRMKSQRLHCMTVDITCADGNWKDRFLYRANSYMQRLSAWGMPFGTGMFLLFDRKRFVELGGFDENALFAEDFLLTKQISPLRFSVLQGEVHTSNRRFRRTGHARMVFLFFWTLLNSSNRSHFERDHGYWKEAPVSAE is encoded by the coding sequence GTGATTCCCGCAAAGAACGAGTCGAAGCACCTGCCGTCGCTGTTGAACTCCCTCGTACAACAGGACTACGCACATCGCGCGCCTTTGAAAGTATTCGTTGCTGATGCGCACTCCACGGATGACACCGCGGAGATTGCGCGCAGCTTCAGCGACCGTTTGGACATCGCCGTCATCGACGGCGGCATACCCTCAGTGGGCCGCAACCGTGGCGCGCGGTGCAGTGATTCAGAGTTTGTGCTGTTCCTGGATGCCGATGTTGAACTTCGCGATCCCACATTGTTGCGGCGCGCCTTACTGCGTATGAAGAGCCAGCGTCTCCACTGCATGACGGTCGACATCACCTGCGCCGACGGTAACTGGAAAGATCGCTTTCTCTACCGTGCCAACAGCTACATGCAGCGACTATCCGCATGGGGTATGCCCTTCGGCACGGGTATGTTCCTGCTCTTCGATCGCAAGCGTTTCGTGGAACTCGGCGGGTTCGACGAGAACGCACTCTTCGCCGAAGACTTCCTGCTGACCAAGCAAATCTCGCCGCTGCGCTTCTCTGTCTTGCAGGGCGAGGTCCACACCTCAAACCGCCGGTTCCGCCGCACCGGTCACGCCCGCATGGTCTTCCTGTTCTTCTGGACGCTGCTGAACAGCAGCAACCGGAGCCACTTCGAACGGGATCATGGGTACTGGAAAGAAGCACCTGTCTCCGCTGAGTAG
- a CDS encoding UDP-2,3-diacylglucosamine diphosphatase: protein MQAVAIMVSTCDTLILSDLHLGSDVSRAEDAMELLEKVDFRQLILLGDIFSDLDFRRLKREHWDFLSCIRRLSNPKQRRRIVWVEGNHDHGLSNVMSHLVGVPVYQRYVWEYGGKRHLAVHGHQFDRFINENILLSRFFEKFYEASQRLDGEQQRLSRWFDRFSTRWLRLSDKVAEGALSYAAAGEADRVFCGHTHEALARTRGSIEYFNSGAWTDQRATFLTIDLKGVKIHEYPSRVMRSDSRKERVEAPAVAVELPRTTGLRTSRAFESIRC from the coding sequence ATGCAGGCTGTAGCCATCATGGTGTCAACCTGCGACACGCTGATCCTCTCGGACTTGCATCTCGGCTCGGACGTCAGCCGCGCCGAAGATGCGATGGAGCTGCTCGAAAAGGTGGACTTCCGCCAGCTGATCCTGCTGGGCGATATCTTTTCGGACCTCGACTTCCGGCGCCTGAAACGCGAACACTGGGATTTCCTGTCCTGCATCCGCCGGCTCTCCAATCCAAAGCAGAGACGGAGGATCGTGTGGGTTGAGGGAAACCATGACCACGGGCTATCCAACGTTATGTCGCACCTGGTCGGCGTGCCGGTCTACCAGCGTTACGTGTGGGAGTATGGCGGCAAGCGCCACCTCGCCGTGCATGGGCACCAGTTCGACCGCTTCATCAACGAGAACATTCTGCTGAGCCGCTTCTTCGAGAAGTTTTACGAGGCCTCGCAAAGGCTCGATGGCGAGCAGCAGCGGTTGTCGCGCTGGTTCGACCGCTTCAGTACGCGCTGGCTGCGGCTGAGTGACAAGGTCGCTGAGGGTGCGCTTTCGTACGCTGCGGCGGGCGAAGCCGACCGCGTCTTCTGCGGCCATACGCATGAGGCGCTGGCGCGCACGCGGGGCAGCATCGAGTACTTCAACTCAGGTGCCTGGACGGACCAGCGCGCCACCTTTCTTACGATCGATCTCAAAGGGGTGAAGATCCATGAATACCCGTCACGAGTTATGCGTAGTGATTCCCGCAAAGAACGAGTCGAAGCACCTGCCGTCGCTGTTGAACTCCCTCGTACAACAGGACTACGCACATCGCGCGCCTTTGAAAGTATTCGTTGCTGA
- a CDS encoding ArsR/SmtB family transcription factor: MARPSTKSAKKAAPLDDEQFRAISRALADPRRYAILQQVAAEPEGLGCGALQEHGQISAATISHHLKELAEAGLVDVARDGRCANLALRRDVWQSYVKRLSSL, translated from the coding sequence ATGGCACGTCCATCCACAAAATCGGCCAAGAAAGCAGCACCGCTGGATGACGAGCAGTTCCGCGCCATCAGCCGTGCCCTGGCCGACCCGCGACGCTACGCCATCCTGCAACAGGTTGCCGCTGAGCCCGAGGGCCTGGGCTGTGGTGCCCTGCAGGAGCACGGTCAGATCAGCGCCGCCACGATCTCGCATCACCTGAAAGAACTTGCCGAAGCTGGCCTGGTGGACGTTGCGCGCGATGGCCGCTGCGCCAATCTCGCCCTGCGCCGCGATGTCTGGCAGTCCTACGTGAAGCGCCTCTCCTCCCTTTAA
- a CDS encoding glucose 1-dehydrogenase — protein MAKLTGKVAVVTGASKGIGAGIAKELAAHGASVVVNYASSKEGADKVVAEITAAGGKAIAVGASVAKAAEIETLFAETKKAYGKVDILVNNAGVYAFSPLEALTESEIDRMFDTNVKGLLLATKAAVALFPSEGGSVINIGSNATSLTPATSSIYTGTKGAVDAITRVLAKELGPKGIRVNSINPGPVVTEGFESAGMVGSDFEKYFISLTPLGRVGQTKDVATVASFLASDEAAWVTGSLLEAAGGLR, from the coding sequence ATGGCGAAATTGACGGGTAAGGTTGCGGTGGTCACGGGTGCATCCAAGGGCATCGGAGCGGGCATCGCGAAGGAACTGGCGGCACACGGTGCGTCGGTCGTGGTGAACTACGCCTCCAGCAAAGAGGGCGCAGACAAGGTGGTCGCGGAGATCACTGCTGCCGGCGGCAAAGCCATTGCCGTGGGAGCAAGCGTTGCGAAGGCCGCGGAGATTGAAACACTCTTCGCCGAGACGAAGAAGGCTTACGGCAAGGTCGACATCCTGGTGAACAACGCGGGCGTCTATGCTTTTTCCCCGTTGGAAGCCCTGACCGAATCCGAGATCGATCGCATGTTCGACACCAATGTGAAGGGCCTGCTGCTGGCTACCAAGGCAGCCGTCGCCTTGTTTCCCAGCGAAGGCGGCAGCGTCATCAACATCGGGTCGAACGCAACCTCGTTGACGCCCGCCACCTCTTCGATCTATACCGGCACCAAGGGCGCCGTGGACGCCATCACGCGAGTACTTGCGAAAGAGCTTGGCCCCAAGGGTATTCGCGTCAACTCCATCAATCCGGGCCCCGTGGTGACTGAAGGCTTTGAGAGCGCGGGCATGGTGGGCAGCGACTTCGAGAAGTACTTCATCAGTTTGACACCGCTTGGCCGCGTGGGCCAGACGAAGGATGTTGCAACAGTCGCGTCGTTCCTAGCCAGCGATGAGGCTGCGTGGGTTACCGGATCGTTGCTGGAAGCTGCTGGCGGCCTGCGCTAA
- a CDS encoding SDR family oxidoreductase encodes MGKLTGKIALVTGGNSGIGLATAKRFVDEGAYVYITGRRQASLDAAVKEIGSNVTGVQGDVSNLADLDKLFAQIKSEKGKLDVLFANAGWGEFVTLDKYTEEHFDSTFNTNVKGLVFTVQKALPLLPDGATIILNASIVSVKGFPAFGVYNATKAAVRSFARTWTSELKDRKIRVNVVSPGPINTPAITAITGNDPAAEEAFKTQMSAGVPLGRMGESDEIAKAVVFLASDDSSYVAGVELFVDGGFVAV; translated from the coding sequence ATGGGTAAGCTGACAGGCAAAATTGCATTGGTAACGGGTGGCAACAGCGGTATCGGGCTGGCAACGGCAAAGCGTTTTGTCGACGAAGGTGCATACGTCTACATCACGGGCCGGCGGCAAGCATCGCTGGATGCGGCGGTGAAGGAGATCGGCAGCAACGTGACGGGCGTGCAGGGTGATGTTTCAAACCTGGCCGATCTGGACAAGCTGTTCGCGCAGATCAAGAGCGAGAAGGGGAAGCTGGACGTGCTGTTTGCGAATGCCGGATGGGGCGAGTTCGTCACCCTGGATAAATACACGGAAGAGCACTTTGACAGCACCTTCAACACCAACGTGAAGGGCCTGGTCTTCACGGTGCAGAAGGCACTCCCGCTGCTGCCGGATGGCGCGACGATCATTCTGAATGCGTCCATCGTCTCCGTGAAGGGCTTCCCTGCCTTTGGCGTCTACAACGCGACCAAGGCTGCGGTGCGGTCGTTTGCGAGGACGTGGACGAGCGAGTTGAAGGATCGCAAGATTCGCGTGAATGTGGTGAGCCCGGGGCCGATCAACACTCCGGCGATTACCGCGATCACCGGCAACGACCCTGCCGCCGAAGAAGCCTTCAAGACGCAGATGTCAGCTGGTGTTCCCCTGGGCCGCATGGGCGAGTCGGACGAGATCGCCAAGGCGGTTGTCTTCCTTGCAAGCGATGACAGCAGCTACGTTGCCGGTGTGGAGCTGTTTGTGGATGGCGGATTCGTCGCCGTATAA